Proteins from a single region of Undibacterium sp. KW1:
- a CDS encoding DUF2958 domain-containing protein, whose translation MQQQNKLIEAVAARLKDYPLYSQEDSAGNPMIAARLFNAAGSGTWYLSEFDGERIAFGYVTGLDYDEWGYVDLQEMAAIQFSGWHCIEVDLHFTPCRFLDLPPST comes from the coding sequence ATGCAGCAGCAAAACAAACTCATCGAAGCCGTGGCCGCCCGCCTCAAAGATTACCCCCTCTACAGCCAGGAAGACAGCGCAGGCAACCCCATGATCGCCGCCAGACTCTTCAATGCCGCTGGTAGCGGCACCTGGTACTTGAGCGAGTTCGATGGCGAACGCATTGCCTTTGGCTATGTCACCGGCCTGGATTACGATGAATGGGGCTATGTCGATCTACAGGAAATGGCCGCCATCCAGTTTAGCGGCTGGCACTGCATCGAGGTTGATTTGCACTTCACCCCTTGCCGCTTCTTGGACTTGCCACCGTCTACCTAG
- a CDS encoding DUF4398 domain-containing protein codes for MSELTNDEIKSYMNKWDLDDKMLTPVRHAFNKADIHDRIREIMCVDSGQFKWPEHVDKIQTERRRKEILEDINTRIATISTLPQDMHCIANSKQIVRPSSEECWEAFVGAPLGGLLFNWLLLQGISFIFSVDLPTWLWRLTGTGFVILLFLVTTKQPQDRKKLATDIAERITKTIDEHKARLFHLQSELEDEHNIHLIRTRDLGGEHERSAVQTAQAVGAVTKNVAAETAKITKDLIKAGQKLQAENVATQTQTIDHLADRLEQQAHRPLPIAPPVQDERDARIAALQANVAKLEEIKALEARLAILKETT; via the coding sequence ATGTCTGAACTTACCAATGATGAGATTAAGTCTTACATGAACAAATGGGACCTGGACGACAAGATGCTGACACCCGTCAGACATGCTTTTAATAAAGCAGACATTCATGACCGTATCAGGGAGATCATGTGCGTCGACTCTGGTCAATTCAAGTGGCCAGAGCATGTGGACAAGATTCAAACCGAACGCAGGCGCAAAGAGATTCTTGAGGATATCAACACTCGAATTGCAACCATCAGCACTTTGCCTCAGGACATGCACTGTATTGCCAACTCAAAGCAAATTGTCAGGCCGTCTAGTGAGGAATGTTGGGAGGCTTTCGTGGGTGCGCCTCTCGGCGGTCTCCTGTTCAATTGGCTCCTTCTACAGGGTATTAGTTTTATATTTAGTGTGGATCTTCCGACTTGGTTATGGCGCTTGACAGGTACAGGGTTCGTGATACTCTTATTTTTAGTTACCACCAAACAGCCACAAGACAGGAAGAAGCTGGCCACAGATATCGCCGAGCGCATTACTAAAACCATCGACGAACATAAAGCCAGGCTTTTTCATCTCCAATCTGAACTCGAAGACGAGCACAATATCCATCTTATCCGCACCCGTGATCTAGGGGGAGAGCATGAGAGAAGCGCCGTACAAACCGCCCAGGCAGTCGGTGCAGTCACCAAGAACGTCGCCGCAGAAACTGCCAAGATAACCAAAGACCTCATCAAGGCAGGCCAGAAGCTCCAGGCCGAGAATGTGGCAACGCAAACACAGACCATTGACCACTTGGCTGATCGCCTGGAGCAACAAGCCCACCGCCCTCTCCCCATTGCGCCGCCCGTCCAAGATGAGCGTGATGCCCGTATTGCCGCACTCCAGGCCAATGTTGCCAAACTGGAAGAGATTAAGGCACTGGAAGCAAGACTGGCCATATTGAAGGAAACGACATAA
- a CDS encoding replication-relaxation family protein yields MPSLQPEQLKILRLLARTQFASMDLLHKLTGSQRKPRTTYHLLHEIEHGLGMICHKVFYTRNKQALGTTYALTKAGAAYVAELEAWPPGTVYYPQGGISFAFADHFHREACAWFAAKFWEWADSTEDVAVSRCIGYWKKDASQFAVNRVVVPGLDYPIIPDWVLRFEHGSKSRLVAVEIDRTTGRTRLLDRVRYYAQAIDTQAISQRFQHPRAPFVLLVTESPQRMAQLLEDIHAGKAGASFVKDFLGIFQVSTLPDIATRGVAAGFFRLDGSPSPLFASP; encoded by the coding sequence ATGCCTTCTCTCCAACCTGAGCAATTAAAAATCCTGCGCCTGCTGGCACGTACCCAGTTTGCCAGCATGGATTTATTACACAAGCTGACCGGCAGCCAGCGCAAGCCGCGCACTACCTATCATTTGCTGCATGAGATTGAGCATGGCTTGGGGATGATCTGTCATAAGGTGTTTTACACCAGGAACAAGCAGGCGCTCGGTACCACTTATGCACTGACCAAGGCCGGTGCGGCCTATGTGGCCGAGCTGGAAGCCTGGCCGCCTGGCACGGTGTATTACCCGCAAGGGGGCATCAGTTTTGCCTTTGCCGACCATTTTCATAGGGAGGCTTGTGCCTGGTTTGCCGCCAAGTTCTGGGAATGGGCCGATAGTACGGAGGATGTGGCGGTGTCGCGCTGTATCGGCTACTGGAAGAAGGATGCCTCGCAGTTCGCTGTTAACCGTGTGGTCGTGCCAGGGCTGGATTATCCTATCATTCCTGACTGGGTATTGCGCTTTGAGCATGGCAGTAAATCGCGCCTGGTGGCAGTGGAGATTGACCGCACCACGGGCCGCACCCGTCTCCTGGATCGGGTGCGCTATTACGCGCAGGCCATCGATACCCAGGCCATCTCGCAGCGTTTCCAGCATCCCCGTGCGCCTTTCGTGCTGCTGGTCACGGAGTCGCCGCAGCGCATGGCGCAGTTGCTAGAGGATATTCATGCAGGCAAGGCGGGGGCAAGTTTTGTGAAGGATTTTTTGGGTATTTTCCAGGTATCGACTTTGCCGGATATCGCCACAAGGGGCGTGGCAGCAGGTTTTTTCAGGCTCGATGGCTCGCCCTCGCCTTTGTTTGCTTCGCCTTGA
- a CDS encoding type IV secretory system conjugative DNA transfer family protein has product MDLSTFVAQHMTPQEAAQHSTAFSGGLLALDAQRVSALITQWRATSNKALPLTYSEFCGVLAGDLLPSDSIQRAWERLPLHRHRPAAPKLLPYVSERRADLLTHLSIAYESKARDILTHFATTPASPKLYAAYLAWAGRDTRQAFFRRWAMPFPEGGSVAHGFIAASSGYGKSELIKALVFERVRRQEGVVVFDPHGDMVQQIARWPEVARSGRLLYIDPYLAGAEGMITPVMNPFEEINRNPYQDAAVSYLVRCLQRVVGTQQAEITPRMVALLRTVLPPMAKQANASLLDLWAAMGNPKKPAAEALRELLAAHSQDNAVNAEFIREDFKDGDYNNSRVALRSRLQYLFSSTVFTRCVTGASTFNLRQEIDRGAIILVDLSGNMGDGVAADWGKFLLSSLFSAAMSRQDVLPHLRRPCFAYIDEADAFLNESIEDIYAKTRKYGLFLTLAQQVPGAGMTPTMESQVFGNSGMRIAGYSGDPASVKRLAAITGAPEEAIQDLRRGEFIFRVPPHLHRATVRKDLRNFAHSISEQEWQQVKADQLARYYRDHSLTGKPQAGMPAYGGHGGSGTPSAASDTERARLQRLRDPDWDHA; this is encoded by the coding sequence ATGGATTTATCGACCTTTGTTGCACAGCACATGACGCCCCAGGAAGCGGCGCAACACAGCACGGCATTCTCTGGTGGGTTGCTGGCCCTGGATGCGCAACGGGTATCTGCTTTGATTACCCAATGGCGAGCCACCAGCAACAAGGCACTACCGCTGACCTACAGCGAATTTTGTGGGGTGCTGGCAGGTGATCTGTTGCCTTCGGATTCCATACAACGCGCCTGGGAACGCTTGCCGTTGCACCGCCACCGCCCTGCCGCCCCCAAGTTGCTGCCCTATGTCAGCGAACGCCGTGCCGATTTATTGACCCACTTGTCTATCGCCTATGAGTCCAAAGCCCGCGACATCCTGACGCATTTTGCCACCACACCTGCGTCGCCCAAGCTGTATGCAGCGTATCTGGCATGGGCTGGTCGTGATACCCGTCAGGCGTTTTTTCGTCGCTGGGCCATGCCGTTTCCAGAAGGAGGCAGTGTGGCCCATGGATTCATTGCCGCCAGCTCTGGCTATGGCAAGTCAGAACTCATCAAGGCGCTGGTGTTCGAGCGGGTACGACGCCAGGAAGGGGTGGTCGTATTCGATCCACATGGCGATATGGTGCAGCAGATTGCCCGCTGGCCAGAAGTCGCCAGAAGCGGCAGGCTGCTGTATATCGACCCTTATCTGGCCGGAGCAGAAGGTATGATAACGCCTGTCATGAACCCCTTCGAGGAGATCAATCGCAACCCCTATCAGGATGCCGCCGTGTCTTACCTGGTGCGCTGCCTGCAACGGGTAGTCGGCACCCAGCAAGCCGAGATCACGCCACGCATGGTGGCGCTCTTGCGCACGGTCTTGCCACCGATGGCAAAGCAAGCCAATGCCAGCCTGCTTGATCTGTGGGCGGCCATGGGCAACCCCAAGAAACCGGCAGCCGAGGCATTGCGTGAGCTATTGGCCGCCCATTCCCAGGATAACGCGGTCAATGCCGAATTTATCCGCGAGGATTTCAAGGACGGTGACTACAATAATTCTCGCGTGGCTCTCCGCAGCCGCCTGCAATACCTGTTTAGCTCCACGGTATTTACCCGTTGTGTCACAGGGGCTTCCACCTTCAACTTGCGCCAGGAGATCGATCGCGGTGCCATTATCCTGGTGGATTTGTCCGGCAATATGGGCGATGGGGTGGCCGCTGACTGGGGTAAGTTTCTGTTGTCGTCCCTGTTTTCTGCGGCGATGAGCCGGCAGGATGTCTTGCCACACTTGCGCCGCCCCTGCTTTGCCTATATCGATGAGGCCGATGCTTTCTTGAATGAGAGTATTGAGGATATTTATGCCAAGACGCGTAAATATGGCTTGTTCCTGACGCTCGCCCAGCAAGTGCCTGGGGCAGGCATGACGCCCACCATGGAAAGCCAGGTCTTCGGCAATTCCGGCATGCGTATCGCCGGTTATTCGGGTGACCCTGCCAGTGTCAAACGCCTGGCCGCAATCACGGGTGCGCCAGAAGAAGCCATCCAGGATTTGCGGCGCGGTGAGTTCATCTTTAGGGTGCCTCCCCATCTGCACCGTGCCACGGTGCGCAAGGATTTGCGCAATTTTGCGCATAGCATCAGTGAGCAGGAATGGCAGCAGGTCAAGGCTGACCAGTTGGCGCGCTATTACCGTGACCACAGCCTGACTGGCAAGCCGCAGGCGGGCATGCCTGCCTATGGCGGCCATGGTGGCAGTGGCACGCCCTCTGCTGCTTCCGACACGGAACGCGCCCGTTTGCAGCGTCTGCGTGACCCTGACTGGGATCACGCCTAA